The genomic stretch TTTCGGCTGCAAAAAATGCAACAAGTAAAACAGAAGAAGATTTGGCAACATTAGAAAAACTCGGAAAGTTAAGAAAAGCAGGAGTTTTAACTGAAAAAGAATTTCAAGAAAAGAAAAAGAAAATACTTTCCAGGATATAAAATGAAAAAAACAAACATTTCAGGTACAAACGATAAAAGAAATGTAAATCCAGATTGGTTCACAGGAAAAACATGGATGAAAGTTCTATCAGAAAAAATTAAAGCAAAAGATCAAGACATCTATCATGTACATTTTGAAAAAGGTTCAAGAACAAAACTTCATCAACATAACGGAAATCAAGTGTTAATTGGAGTAAAAGGAAAGGGAAGTTTAGAAATTTTTAGTAAATATGGAACTAAAAAAAATAATTTTAAAATCAAAAAAATAGAAAAAATTAGTCTAAATGAAGGAGACATCGTTCACATACCTGCAAAGACACTTCATACTCATGGTTCTGTAGATAAGAAAAAAGAATTTTCACACATTGCAATCAATATTCTACCTAAAAAAAATGCAACATACAAAACAGAATGGTATGAATCAGATTTTAAAACCATGGTTTCAAAAATTATTTAGACGAAATGTTAATACTAAAAGACTCAAAAATAGCACCAATCAAAGGCAATGAAGGGGCCAATATCAAACAGTATTTTCATCCCAATAATACAGAAAATGGAATTAGCTATAGTTTAGCACAATTTACATTAGAATCAGGAAAAAAATCAAAACTTCATAAAATGAAATCTTCTGAAGTCTACTATATTTTAGAAGGGAAAGGAAATCTAGTAGTTGAACAAAAAAACCATTTTTTAGAAAAAAATGATTCAGCATATGTCCCACCAAATTCCAAACAATTTATTGAAAATATTGGAGATGAGGATTTGAAATTTCTCTGCGTTGTGGAACCAGCATGGAAGTCAAGTGACGAAATTTTATTGGAGTAATTAAATAACTTCTAATCAGAGGCAATTATTTTTAACATATAACAAATCTCTAAGGCTAGTGAATACGTTTCAGGCACTTAGAACATTAAATGTAGATTCAAGTTCATCTCAAGAAGAGATCAAAATAGCATACAGAAAGCTGGCACTAGAACTTCATCCAGACAAAAATCAAGATAAAAAAGAAGATGAAGAATTTAAAAAAATTACTGAAGCGTATAACCACCTAAAGAAAAACCACAATCAACACGAGTCACCATATCAAAATATTTCAAAACCACAAAAAGAACCTGAAAATAATTTTAAAAGAAAACCTCAATGGGGAGCACCAGATGACGGAAGCATACCAGAACAAGATTGGGGAAAATATACACGAGAGTTTGAAGAAGGAGACCCAGATTTTTGGAGAGAGTATGAAAAAAAATTCTGGGAGGAGTATAATGCACGAGTAAGAGCAGATGGTAGGAACGGAGAGTTTGAAAAAGCTAAAGAGCCACAAGAACAACCAGATCTTTTTGTAGATGTGGACAAAAGTTTGTGCATAGGTTGTTGTAGTTGTGAGATGATAGCCCCAAATGTATTTTCAATCAACAAAGAAAGTAGATCAAATCCTAAATCTTCAGTAATTAATCACAAAGGAGCAGGAGTAAATAAAATAATGAATGCTGCAGAAACATGTCCAACAAAAGCAATTATTGTAGAAAATACAGAAACAAAAGAAAGGCTATTTCCACGTTAAATTTTTAATTTTTGATATAATTCATTCATTTCGGATTCAGATAATTTTAGAGATGAATTAAACATACTATGAATTGCACCTGCAGAATCATCTTTACTTCGTGGAACTAAGTGCACATGCACGTGAGGAATTTCTTGTCCAGCATCTTTACCATTATGAATTGCAATTAAGGTTGAACCAGTAATGTTGTCAACTTTGGAAGTTATCTGCTGTACTAATGAAAATAAATCAGCGTTTTCTTCAGAACTCATATCTTGAATTTTTTGATGATGTTTTTTCGGAATTACAAGAACGTGTCCTAATGCTAAAGGGAATGCATCAAGAAAAGATACAGAATTATCAGTTTCTTTTAAAAATTTAGATTTAATTTCACCATTTATGATTTTACAAAAAATACAATCCATGTTAATTCTAAATATTTGAAAATATTAAATCACTTATTAGGGTTCAACAATTTTTGCCCATGCAAGACCTTCACCAAATTTGATAGTAACAACATCGCCTGATTGGAGGGTACAATCATCAATAGTCTTAGGAATAGTGTCTTTCGTCTCAACATAACAAATTCCATTATCATTTGTTAAGATGGTCACCTCTTCGTAGATATCTTCGCGAATAAGATTCCAAAAGGGAAAAACCAGGGTAGACAGAACAATCCCAGCAGTTAGAAAAGCACCGACAAAAACTAGACTAGTTTTTTGGCTAGAACTAAGTTCCAATTACCAAGTACCGCCATCTCCTGCATTTGGATCTAATTTTTTAGCAGGTACGTTTCCATGTGCTTTTTTCATATGTTTTTTTAGTCGTTCAGGATCATGTAACTCTGTTCCACAAACATCACATTTGGTTTTATTTTCATCATTTTTTTTGCGATTAAACAAGCCCATTAAATCATAAAATTTTGAAATACATTATAAAGGATACTGGATTTTTGTCTAATAGTGGCAATAAAAAATATCACAGTTTTAGGTTCAGGGGTTATGGGACATGGAATTGCACAGGTGTCAGCAACCGCAGGATACAATGTAGTTTTACGAGATATCAAACAAGAATTTTTGGATAAAGCAATGGAGAAAATCAAATGGAGTTTAGATAAATTAGTATCCAAAGAAAAAATTTCAAAAGAAGAAGGAGATGCAATTTTTGGGAGGATTACTCCAGTAGTAGATTTGAATGAAGCTGTAAAAGATGCAGAACTAGTAATAGAAGTAGTTCCAGAAATAATGGATTTAAAAAAATCGGTTTATGCAGAATTAGATAAAGCTGCAGGCCCAGAAGTTATTTTTGCGTCAAATACAAGCACTCTACCAATTACAGAAATTGCAAATACAACATCACGTCCTGAAAAATTTATCGGAATTCATTTCTTTAATCCACCTCAATTAATGAAGTTGGTAGAAGTCATTCCAGGAGAAAAAACATCCCAAGAAATTACTAAATTAACTCAAGAATATGTAAAATCAGTAAACAAACAGGCCGTGGTGTGTAGAAAAGATGTTCCAGGATTTATTATCAACAGACTTTTCATTCCAATGGTACACGAAGCATGTTTTGTAAAAGACAGAACCGGAGCTTCTCTGGAAGAAATTGATTCAGCAGTAAAATTCAAACTAGGATTTCCAATGGGGATTTTTGAATTAGCAGATTTCACCGGAATGGATGTAATTCACAAAGCTACAGTAGAAATGCATTTACGAGATAAAAAAGTAATTAATCCACATCCTCTTGTGGAAAAAATGTTTGAAGAGAAAAAGCTTGGACAAAAATCAGGAGAAGGATATTACAAGTATTCAGATGATAAATATGAACGAGTTGCACTTTCAGAAGAACTTGCAGAAAAATGTAATCCAATCCAACTTGTTGCAAACATTTTGAACAATGCAGCATGGCTTGTTTCAAATGGGGCAAGCGACATTGAAGAAATTGAAAAAGCAGCTCAACTAGGACTGGGTCTTAAAAAACCATTATTTGAAACTGCAAAGGAGATTGGAATCAAAAAAATTGTTGATGAATTAAACAAACTAGCTGATGAGTACGGAGAATTTTATAGACCTGATCCTCTTTTAGTTTCTATGCAGTAATTAATTCTAAAATTTTCTTTACAGCTTCTTGTGCATCATCTACGCCAATGATTTTTACATTTTTTCTATGA from Nitrosopumilus sp. encodes the following:
- a CDS encoding cupin domain-containing protein, producing MKKTNISGTNDKRNVNPDWFTGKTWMKVLSEKIKAKDQDIYHVHFEKGSRTKLHQHNGNQVLIGVKGKGSLEIFSKYGTKKNNFKIKKIEKISLNEGDIVHIPAKTLHTHGSVDKKKEFSHIAINILPKKNATYKTEWYESDFKTMVSKII
- a CDS encoding cupin domain-containing protein; translation: MLILKDSKIAPIKGNEGANIKQYFHPNNTENGISYSLAQFTLESGKKSKLHKMKSSEVYYILEGKGNLVVEQKNHFLEKNDSAYVPPNSKQFIENIGDEDLKFLCVVEPAWKSSDEILLE
- a CDS encoding 3-hydroxyacyl-CoA dehydrogenase gives rise to the protein MAIKNITVLGSGVMGHGIAQVSATAGYNVVLRDIKQEFLDKAMEKIKWSLDKLVSKEKISKEEGDAIFGRITPVVDLNEAVKDAELVIEVVPEIMDLKKSVYAELDKAAGPEVIFASNTSTLPITEIANTTSRPEKFIGIHFFNPPQLMKLVEVIPGEKTSQEITKLTQEYVKSVNKQAVVCRKDVPGFIINRLFIPMVHEACFVKDRTGASLEEIDSAVKFKLGFPMGIFELADFTGMDVIHKATVEMHLRDKKVINPHPLVEKMFEEKKLGQKSGEGYYKYSDDKYERVALSEELAEKCNPIQLVANILNNAAWLVSNGASDIEEIEKAAQLGLGLKKPLFETAKEIGIKKIVDELNKLADEYGEFYRPDPLLVSMQ
- a CDS encoding HIT domain-containing protein, with protein sequence MDCIFCKIINGEIKSKFLKETDNSVSFLDAFPLALGHVLVIPKKHHQKIQDMSSEENADLFSLVQQITSKVDNITGSTLIAIHNGKDAGQEIPHVHVHLVPRSKDDSAGAIHSMFNSSLKLSESEMNELYQKLKI
- a CDS encoding DnaJ domain-containing protein; the protein is MNTFQALRTLNVDSSSSQEEIKIAYRKLALELHPDKNQDKKEDEEFKKITEAYNHLKKNHNQHESPYQNISKPQKEPENNFKRKPQWGAPDDGSIPEQDWGKYTREFEEGDPDFWREYEKKFWEEYNARVRADGRNGEFEKAKEPQEQPDLFVDVDKSLCIGCCSCEMIAPNVFSINKESRSNPKSSVINHKGAGVNKIMNAAETCPTKAIIVENTETKERLFPR